A genomic window from Gymnodinialimonas ceratoperidinii includes:
- a CDS encoding cytochrome c oxidase subunit 3 → MAHVKRHDYHILPPSIWPLMGAAGAFAMLFGAVNWMHSGSPWLFLAGFVAVLYVMFAWWSDVVTESGEGDHTPVVRIGLRYGFIMFIMSEVMFFVAWFWAFFKHTIYSMDTYEASTYLPPEIHQVDPFHLPLINTLVLLLSGCLVTWAHHVLVHGGPRKDIEYGLLGAVILGLAFTGLQAFEYWELIVHDGWQFGGPDGDRFYSTFFMATGFHGFHVIIGTIFLFICYLRVRKGHFTAEQHIGFEAAAWYWHFVDVVWLFLFVAVYIWGQ, encoded by the coding sequence CCGCCGGCGCATTCGCCATGCTCTTTGGTGCCGTGAACTGGATGCACTCGGGCTCGCCCTGGCTGTTCCTCGCGGGCTTTGTCGCCGTGCTCTACGTCATGTTCGCCTGGTGGTCGGATGTCGTGACCGAAAGCGGCGAGGGCGATCACACGCCGGTCGTGCGCATCGGCCTGCGTTACGGCTTCATCATGTTCATCATGTCCGAGGTGATGTTCTTCGTGGCCTGGTTCTGGGCGTTCTTCAAGCACACCATCTACTCGATGGACACCTATGAAGCCTCGACCTACCTGCCGCCGGAGATCCACCAGGTCGACCCGTTCCACCTGCCGCTGATCAACACGCTGGTCCTGCTGCTGTCGGGCTGCCTCGTGACCTGGGCGCACCACGTGCTGGTCCACGGCGGGCCGCGCAAGGACATCGAGTATGGCCTTCTGGGTGCGGTGATCCTCGGCCTCGCCTTCACCGGCTTGCAGGCCTTCGAATATTGGGAGCTGATCGTTCACGACGGCTGGCAGTTCGGCGGCCCCGATGGCGACCGCTTCTACTCCACCTTCTTCATGGCCACGGGCTTCCACGGCTTCCACGTGATCATCGGCACGATCTTCCTGTTCATCTGCTACCTGCGGGTGCGCAAGGGTCACTTCACCGCCGAGCAGCACATCGGCTTCGAGGCCGCCGCCTGGTACTGGCACTTCGTCGACGTGGTGTGGCTGTTCCTCTTCGTGGCGGTCTACATCTGGGGCCAGTAA
- a CDS encoding SURF1 family protein, protein MSRRVISVLIFGLVGAGLLVALGLWQLQRLAWKEAVLAEISARIEAAPVGLPDVFDRDADRYLPVRVEGRFAGDPVRVLVSMQGAGPGYRVITPFESAGQRIMVDRGFLAEGVAMPDAPDGEITLVGNLHWPDEVDGFTPAPDLGRNIWYARDVDALAAHLSAEPVLVIARELSVSDAPLTPLPVTIEGIPNNHLGYAIQWFGLALVWLGMTAFLLWRITRRSV, encoded by the coding sequence ATGTCGCGTCGGGTAATTTCAGTCCTGATTTTCGGATTGGTGGGCGCGGGTCTGCTGGTGGCGCTTGGCCTGTGGCAGCTGCAACGCCTCGCGTGGAAAGAGGCCGTGCTGGCCGAAATCTCGGCGCGGATCGAGGCGGCACCCGTGGGTCTTCCCGATGTCTTCGACCGCGACGCCGACCGCTATCTGCCGGTGCGCGTCGAGGGGCGCTTCGCGGGCGATCCGGTGCGGGTGTTGGTCAGCATGCAGGGGGCGGGGCCGGGCTACCGGGTGATTACCCCGTTCGAGAGTGCGGGCCAGCGCATCATGGTCGACCGGGGGTTTCTGGCGGAAGGTGTCGCCATGCCCGATGCGCCGGACGGAGAGATCACCCTTGTGGGCAACCTGCATTGGCCCGACGAGGTGGACGGATTCACGCCGGCGCCGGACCTGGGCCGCAACATCTGGTACGCGCGGGACGTGGACGCCTTGGCGGCGCACCTGTCGGCCGAGCCGGTCTTGGTCATCGCGCGGGAATTGTCGGTTTCAGATGCCCCGCTGACGCCCTTGCCGGTGACGATCGAGGGCATCCCGAACAATCATCTGGGCTATGCGATCCAGTGGTTCGGCCTCGCCCTCGTATGGTTGGGGATGACAGCGTTCCTGCTCTGGCGTATCACGCGACGAAGTGTTTGA